Proteins encoded together in one Oncorhynchus mykiss isolate Arlee chromosome 7, USDA_OmykA_1.1, whole genome shotgun sequence window:
- the LOC110497057 gene encoding pejvakin: MFAAATKNFVKQVGDTGRLIPVPSLSEADRYQPLSLVTRKRKRHFWKKTKYASTPFSLKDILVGEKEITAGVSSYQLLNYEDKSDVALNGRLGNHLMNDVGFNISGSDSVAVKASFGIVTKHEVEVPTLLRELNSRKVDLDHCLIRQSKESGRSVLCIVMESIRTTRQCSLTVHAGMRRTTMRFQIDDGQNPKGRDKAIVIPAHTTIAFSIFELFVRLDGRLDDRTFEELTHTHSDTYMDDVVTDYYEKAASMTDVSSTYLRGDSHSRVNLLNHNIPKGPCALCGRGQTPRETVYGCLECSSGGHKYVRLHVVPCFDLWHKTLS, encoded by the exons ATGTTCGCTGCGGCGACTAAGAACTTTGTGAAGCAGGTGGGAGACACAGGTCGGTTGATCCCTGTACCGAGCCTGAGTGAGGCTGACCGCTACCAACCCCTCAGCCTGGTcaccaggaagaggaagagacactTCTGGAAGAAAACCAAGTACGCCTCAACCCCCTTCTCCCTGAAAGACATCCTGGTGGGGGAGAAGGAGATCACAgcag GGGTGTCGTCGTACCAGCTCCTGAACTATGAGGACAAGTCTGACGTGGCCCTGAACGGCAGATTAGGGAATCACCTGATGAACGACGTGGGGTTCAACATCAGTGGTTCAGACTCTGTGGCTGTCAAAGCCTCCTTTGGGATCGTCACCAAACACGAGGTAGAGGTCCCAACTCTGCTCAGGGAACTCAACTCCAG GAAAGTGGATCTGGATCACTGTCTGATTCGTCAGTCCAAAGAAAGTGGGCGGAGTGTTCTCTGCATTGTCATGGAGAGCATCCGTACGACGCGTCAGTGTTCTCTCACTGTCCACGCTGGCATGAGACGGACGACTATGAGG TTTCAGATTGATGATGGTCAAAACCCCAAAGGTCGAGACAAGGCCATAGTGATCCCAGCTCACACCACCATCGCATTCAGCATCTTTGAACTGTTTGTTCGATTGGATGGACGACTTG ACGACAGGACGTTTGAGGAGCTCACCCACACCCACTCAGACACCTACATGGACGACGTAGTGACAGACTACTATGAAAAGGCAGCCAGCATGACGGACGTCTCCTCCACCTACCTGAGAGGGGACTCCCACTCCCGTGTCAACCTCCTCAACCACAACATCCCCAAGGGCCCCTGTGCCCTGTGTGGCCGGGGCCAGACACCGAGGGAGACGGTATACGGCTGTCTGGAGTGCTCCTCCGGCGGGCACAAGTACGTCAGGCTACACGTGGTGCCTTGTTTCGACCTGTGGCACAAGACGCTCAGCTGA